A single region of the Brassica rapa cultivar Chiifu-401-42 chromosome A03, CAAS_Brap_v3.01, whole genome shotgun sequence genome encodes:
- the LOC103858031 gene encoding mitogen-activated protein kinase 20, translated as MRAMMQTDHQRIKNNLEMEFFSDYGDATRFKIQERIGKGSYGVVCSAIDTLTGEKVAIKKIHDIFEHISDAARILREIKLLRLLRHPDIVEIKHIMLPPSRREFKDIYVVFELMESDLHQVIKANDDLTREHYQFFLYQLLRALKYIHTANVYHRDLKPKNILANANCKLKICDFGLARVAFNDTPTTIIWTDYVATRWYRAPELCGSFYSKYTPAIDIWSIGCIFAEVLMGKPLFPGKNVVHQLDLMTDLLGTPSLDTISRVRNEKARRYLTSMRKKPPIPFTQKFPNADPLSLKLLERLLAFDPKDRPTAQEALADPYFKGLAKVEREPSCQPITKMEFEFERRKVTKEDIRELISREILEYHPQLLKDHMNGADKTNFLYPSAVDQFRRQFAHLEENSGKTGPVAPLERKHASLPRSTVIHSTAVARGGQPKLMNNTNTLNPETTQSIPLNQYTTSQAPQRNLSGTKPSTFMGPVAPYDNGRTSREAYDPRSLIRSTALPFPQQSAAATMGKQQERRTTTMESEKQARQISQYNRYSPDVAINIDNNPFILSRTGLHKAENMSDRITIDTNLLQATAGIGVAAAAAPGGSAHRKVGAVRYGMSNMY; from the exons ATGCGAGCAATGATGCAGACAGATCATCAGCGTATAAAG AATAATCTGGAGATGGAGTTCTTCTCAGACTACGGCGACGCCACCAGATTCAAAATCCAAGAAAGAATCGGAAAAGGCAGCTACGGAGTTGTTTGCTCGGCCATTGACACTCTAACGGGTGAGAAAGTTGCCATAAAGAAAATACACGATATCTTCGAGCATATTTCTGATGCTGCGAGGATTCTCCGCGAGATAAAGCTGCTCAGACTCCTAAGGCATCCTGATATAGTTGAGATCAAGCACATCATGCTTCCTCCTTCGAGAAGAGAGTTCAAAGATATATACGTTGTGTTTGAGCTCATGGAGTCTGATCTTCATCAAGTCATTAAAGCCAATGATGATTTGACAAGAGAGCATTACCAGTTTTTCCTTTATCAGTTACTGCGTGCACTCAAGTACATTCACACAG CTAATGTTTACCATCGAGATCTGAAGCCAAAGAACATATTGGCAAATGCAAACTGTAAACTTAAGATTTGTGATTTTGGATTGGCAAGAGTTGCATTCAATGATACTCCCACAACAATCATCTGGACA GACTATGTTGCGACAAGATGGTATAGAGCTCCAGAGCTTTGTGGATCTTTCTACTCTAAG TATACACCAGCGATTGACATCTGGAGTATAGGCTGCATTTTTGCAGAAGTATTGATGGGAAAACCACTTTTCCCTGGAAAGAATGTGGTTCACCAGCTGGATCTTATGACTGATCTGCTAGGAACACCTTCCCTGGACACCATCTCCAGG GTAAGGAATGAGAAGGCAAGGAGGTACTTAACAAGCATGAGGAAAAAGCCACCCATTCCTTTTACTCAGAAATTTCCAAACGCAGATCCTTTGTCTCTGAAGCTGCTTGAGAGGCTTCTTGCTTTTGATCCCAAAGACCGTCCAACTGCTCAAGAG GCACTTGCTGATCCATATTTCAAGGGATTGGCGAAAGTGGAGAGGGAGCCTTCATGTCAACCCATCACGAAGATGGAATTTGAGTTCGAGAGAAGAAAAGTCACTAAAGAGGATATCAGAGAGCTAATATCTAGGGAGATACTTGAGTATCATCCTCAGCTGCTAAAAGATCACATGAACGGCGCTGATAAAACTAACTTTCTCTATCCAAG TGCTGTTGATCAGTTCAGGAGACAGTTTGCACATCTTGAAGAAAACAGCGGGAAAACTGGCCCTGTAGCACCTCTAGAAAGGAAACATGCCTCTCTTCCCAG ATCTACAGTTATACACTCAACCGCAGTTGCAAGAGGAGGGCAACCGAAACTTATGAATAACACAAACACATTGAACCCTGAAACTACTCAAAGCATTCCTCTTAATCAATACACAACATCACAAGCACCTCAAAGAAACCTCTCAGGTACCAAACCAAGCACATTCATGGGCCCGGTGGCGCCTTATGACAATGGCAGAACCAGCAGAGAAGCATATGACCCGAGATCATTAATCCGCAGCACTGCTCTTCCCTTTCCACAACAGTCTGCTGCAGCAACCATGGGAAAGCAACAAGAGAGGAGAACAACAACCATGGAGTCTGAGAAGCAGGCAAGACAGATATCTCAGTACAATAGATACTCTCCAGACGTCGCCATCAACATAGATAACAACCCGTTTATCTTGTCTCGAACCGGATTGCACAAGGCTGAAAACATGAGTGACCGGATCACAATCGATACAAATCTTTTACAGGCGACCGCTGGAATAGGAGTTGCAGCGGCGGCTGCTCCTGGTGGTTCTGCTCACCGGAAAGTTGGAGCTGTTCGGTACGGCATGTCAAACATGTACTAA
- the LOC103858029 gene encoding transcription factor PAR1-like, whose product MHFPYFFIILSSISLLSLSLSHTMEKTLATSDNTRSISVLPSAAVKSRAAGFERRTKRRLSQTKASVCVSGEEEDDEEEVKEKIEALQRIIPGGTALGVDALFEETAGYIMSLQCQIKTIKVLTSFIQRLDKQDMKFGG is encoded by the coding sequence ATGCACTTTCCTTACTTCTTCATTATTCTCTCAAGCATTtcactcctctctctctctctctcacacacaatGGAGAAAACTCTAGCAACTTCCGACAACACTAGATCTATTTCAGTGTTGCCCTCAGCCGCCGTAAAATCACGCGCCGCTGGTTTCGAGCGCAGAACCAAGCGGAGATTGTCGCAGACTAAGGCAAGCGTGTGTGTGTccggtgaagaagaagatgacgaaGAAGAGGTGAAGGAGAAGATTGAGGCATTACAGAGGATTATTCCTGGAGGAACGGCGCTTGGTGTGGACGCGCTCTTCGAAGAGACAGCTGGTTACATAATGTCTCTACAATGTCAGATCAAAACCATTAAAGTCCTCACTTCATTTATCCAACGCTTAGATAAACAAGATATGAAGTTCGGAGGTTGA